The following are encoded together in the Neomonachus schauinslandi chromosome 15, ASM220157v2, whole genome shotgun sequence genome:
- the ETV4 gene encoding ETS translocation variant 4 isoform X3, which yields MKGGYLDQQVPYTFCSKSPGNGSLREALMVPQGKLMDPGSLPPPDSEDLFQDLSHFQETWLAEAQVPDSDEQFVPDFHSENLAFHSPTTRIKKEPQSPRAEPALSCGRKLPLPYHHGEQCLYSRQIAIKSPAPGAPGQSPLQPFPRAEQRSFLRSSGTSQPHPGHGYLGEQSSVFQQPLDICHSFTSSQGGGREALPAPYPHQLSEPCPPYPPQSFKQEYLDPLYEQAGQPTVGQGGVNEHRYPGAGVVIKQEQTDFAYDSDVPGCASMYLHTEGFSGHSPGDGTMGYGYEKPLRPFPDDVCVVPEKFEGDIKQEGVGAFREGPPYQRRGALQLWQFLVALLDDPTNAHFIAWTGRGMEFKLIEPEEVARLWGIQKNRPAMNYDKLSRSLRYYYEKGIMQKVAGERYVYKFVCEPEALFSLAFPDNQRPALKAEFDRPVSEEDTVPLSHLDESPAYLPELAGPTQAFGPKGGYTY from the exons ATGAAAGGCGGATACTTGGACCAGCAAGTGCCCTACACCTTCTGCAGC AAATCGCCCGGAAATGGGAGCTTGCGCGAAGCGCTGATGGTCCCGCAGGGGAAGCTCATGGACCCGGGCTCCCTGCCGCCCCCCGACTCCGAAG ATCTCTTCCAGGATCTCAGTCACTTCCAGGAGACGTGGCTTGCTGAAG CCCAGGTACCTGACAGTGATGAGCAGTTTGTTCCTGATTTCCATTCTGAAAACT TAGCTTTCCACAGCCCCACCACCAGGATCAAGAAGGAGCCCCAGAGTCCCCGCGCAGAGCCGGCCCTGTCCTGCGGCAGGAAGCTGCCACTCCCCTACCACCATGGCGAGCAGTGCCTTTATTCCAG ACAAATCGCCATCAAGTCCCCTGCCCCCGGTGCCCCCGGACAGTCGCCCCTGCAGCCCTTCCCCCGGGCAGAACAACGGAGTTTCCTGAGATCCTCTGgcacctcccagccccaccctggccaCGGGTACCTCGGGGAGCAGAG CTCTGTCTTCCAGCAGCCCTTGGATATTTGCCACTCCTTCACCTCCTCCCAGGGAGGGGGCCGGGAAGCCCTCCCAGCCCCCTACCCACACCAGCTGTCGGAGCCCTGCCCGCCCTACCCCCCGCAGAGCTTCAAGCAGGAATACCTGGACCCCCTGTATGAACAGGCAGGCCAGCCCACGGTGGGCCAGGGTGGAGTCAATGAGCACAGGTACCCAGGGGCGGGGGTGGTGATCAAACAGGAGCAGACGGACTTCGCCTATGACTCAG atGTCCCTGGGTGTGCATCAATGTACCTTCACACAGAGGGTTTCTCTGGGCACTCTCCAGGTGACGGGACCATGG GTTATGGCTATGAGAAACCTCTGCGACCATTCCCAGATGATGTCTGTGTCGTTCCTGAGAAATTTGAAG GAGACATCAAGCAGGAAGGGGTTGGTGCATTCAGAGAGGGACCGCCCTACCAGCGTCGGGGGGCCTTGCAGCTGTGGCAGTTCCTGGTGGCCCTGCTGGATGACCCAACGAATGCCCACTTCATTGCCTGGACCGGCCGGGGGATGGAGTTCAAACTAATAGAGCCTGAGGAG GTTGCCAGGCTCTGGGGCATCCAGAAGAACCGGCCGGCCATGAACTATGACAAACTGAGCCGCTCGCTCCGATACTACTACGAGAAAGGCATCATGCAGAAG GTGGCCGGCGAGCGCTACGTGTACAAGTTTGTGTGTGAGCCCGAGGCCCTGTTCTCTCTGGCCTTCCCGGACAATCAGCGTCCAGCCCTCAAGGCTGAGTTTGACCGGCCCGTCAGTGAGGAGGACACAGTCCCTTTGTCCCACTTGGACGAGAGCCCTGCCTACCTCCCGGAGCTAGCTGGCCCTACTCAGGCCTTTGGCCCCAAGGGCGGCTACACTTACTAG
- the ETV4 gene encoding ETS translocation variant 4 isoform X2: protein MERRMKGGYLDQQVPYTFCSKSPGNGSLREALMVPQGKLMDPGSLPPPDSEDLFQDLSHFQETWLAEAQVPDSDEQFVPDFHSENSFHSPTTRIKKEPQSPRAEPALSCGRKLPLPYHHGEQCLYSSAYDPPRQIAIKSPAPGAPGQSPLQPFPRAEQRSFLRSSGTSQPHPGHGYLGEQSSVFQQPLDICHSFTSSQGGGREALPAPYPHQLSEPCPPYPPQSFKQEYLDPLYEQAGQPTVGQGGVNEHRYPGAGVVIKQEQTDFAYDSDVPGCASMYLHTEGFSGHSPGDGTMGYGYEKPLRPFPDDVCVVPEKFEGDIKQEGVGAFREGPPYQRRGALQLWQFLVALLDDPTNAHFIAWTGRGMEFKLIEPEEVARLWGIQKNRPAMNYDKLSRSLRYYYEKGIMQKVAGERYVYKFVCEPEALFSLAFPDNQRPALKAEFDRPVSEEDTVPLSHLDESPAYLPELAGPTQAFGPKGGYTY, encoded by the exons ATGGAGCGGAGGATGAAAGGCGGATACTTGGACCAGCAAGTGCCCTACACCTTCTGCAGC AAATCGCCCGGAAATGGGAGCTTGCGCGAAGCGCTGATGGTCCCGCAGGGGAAGCTCATGGACCCGGGCTCCCTGCCGCCCCCCGACTCCGAAG ATCTCTTCCAGGATCTCAGTCACTTCCAGGAGACGTGGCTTGCTGAAG CCCAGGTACCTGACAGTGATGAGCAGTTTGTTCCTGATTTCCATTCTGAAAACT CTTTCCACAGCCCCACCACCAGGATCAAGAAGGAGCCCCAGAGTCCCCGCGCAGAGCCGGCCCTGTCCTGCGGCAGGAAGCTGCCACTCCCCTACCACCATGGCGAGCAGTGCCTTTATTCCAG TGCCTATGACCCCCCTAGACAAATCGCCATCAAGTCCCCTGCCCCCGGTGCCCCCGGACAGTCGCCCCTGCAGCCCTTCCCCCGGGCAGAACAACGGAGTTTCCTGAGATCCTCTGgcacctcccagccccaccctggccaCGGGTACCTCGGGGAGCAGAG CTCTGTCTTCCAGCAGCCCTTGGATATTTGCCACTCCTTCACCTCCTCCCAGGGAGGGGGCCGGGAAGCCCTCCCAGCCCCCTACCCACACCAGCTGTCGGAGCCCTGCCCGCCCTACCCCCCGCAGAGCTTCAAGCAGGAATACCTGGACCCCCTGTATGAACAGGCAGGCCAGCCCACGGTGGGCCAGGGTGGAGTCAATGAGCACAGGTACCCAGGGGCGGGGGTGGTGATCAAACAGGAGCAGACGGACTTCGCCTATGACTCAG atGTCCCTGGGTGTGCATCAATGTACCTTCACACAGAGGGTTTCTCTGGGCACTCTCCAGGTGACGGGACCATGG GTTATGGCTATGAGAAACCTCTGCGACCATTCCCAGATGATGTCTGTGTCGTTCCTGAGAAATTTGAAG GAGACATCAAGCAGGAAGGGGTTGGTGCATTCAGAGAGGGACCGCCCTACCAGCGTCGGGGGGCCTTGCAGCTGTGGCAGTTCCTGGTGGCCCTGCTGGATGACCCAACGAATGCCCACTTCATTGCCTGGACCGGCCGGGGGATGGAGTTCAAACTAATAGAGCCTGAGGAG GTTGCCAGGCTCTGGGGCATCCAGAAGAACCGGCCGGCCATGAACTATGACAAACTGAGCCGCTCGCTCCGATACTACTACGAGAAAGGCATCATGCAGAAG GTGGCCGGCGAGCGCTACGTGTACAAGTTTGTGTGTGAGCCCGAGGCCCTGTTCTCTCTGGCCTTCCCGGACAATCAGCGTCCAGCCCTCAAGGCTGAGTTTGACCGGCCCGTCAGTGAGGAGGACACAGTCCCTTTGTCCCACTTGGACGAGAGCCCTGCCTACCTCCCGGAGCTAGCTGGCCCTACTCAGGCCTTTGGCCCCAAGGGCGGCTACACTTACTAG
- the ETV4 gene encoding ETS translocation variant 4 isoform X4, with translation MERRMKGGYLDQQVPYTFCSKSPGNGSLREALMVPQGKLMDPGSLPPPDSEDLFQDLSHFQETWLAEAQVPDSDEQFVPDFHSENLAFHSPTTRIKKEPQSPRAEPALSCGRKLPLPYHHGEQCLYSSAYDPPRQIAIKSPAPGAPGQSPLQPFPRAEQRSFLRSSGTSQPHPGHGYLGEQSSVFQQPLDICHSFTSSQGGGREALPAPYPHQLSEPCPPYPPQSFKQEYLDPLYEQAGQPTVGQGGVNEHRYPGAGVVIKQEQTDFAYDSDVPGCASMYLHTEGFSGHSPGYGYEKPLRPFPDDVCVVPEKFEGDIKQEGVGAFREGPPYQRRGALQLWQFLVALLDDPTNAHFIAWTGRGMEFKLIEPEEVARLWGIQKNRPAMNYDKLSRSLRYYYEKGIMQKVAGERYVYKFVCEPEALFSLAFPDNQRPALKAEFDRPVSEEDTVPLSHLDESPAYLPELAGPTQAFGPKGGYTY, from the exons ATGGAGCGGAGGATGAAAGGCGGATACTTGGACCAGCAAGTGCCCTACACCTTCTGCAGC AAATCGCCCGGAAATGGGAGCTTGCGCGAAGCGCTGATGGTCCCGCAGGGGAAGCTCATGGACCCGGGCTCCCTGCCGCCCCCCGACTCCGAAG ATCTCTTCCAGGATCTCAGTCACTTCCAGGAGACGTGGCTTGCTGAAG CCCAGGTACCTGACAGTGATGAGCAGTTTGTTCCTGATTTCCATTCTGAAAACT TAGCTTTCCACAGCCCCACCACCAGGATCAAGAAGGAGCCCCAGAGTCCCCGCGCAGAGCCGGCCCTGTCCTGCGGCAGGAAGCTGCCACTCCCCTACCACCATGGCGAGCAGTGCCTTTATTCCAG TGCCTATGACCCCCCTAGACAAATCGCCATCAAGTCCCCTGCCCCCGGTGCCCCCGGACAGTCGCCCCTGCAGCCCTTCCCCCGGGCAGAACAACGGAGTTTCCTGAGATCCTCTGgcacctcccagccccaccctggccaCGGGTACCTCGGGGAGCAGAG CTCTGTCTTCCAGCAGCCCTTGGATATTTGCCACTCCTTCACCTCCTCCCAGGGAGGGGGCCGGGAAGCCCTCCCAGCCCCCTACCCACACCAGCTGTCGGAGCCCTGCCCGCCCTACCCCCCGCAGAGCTTCAAGCAGGAATACCTGGACCCCCTGTATGAACAGGCAGGCCAGCCCACGGTGGGCCAGGGTGGAGTCAATGAGCACAGGTACCCAGGGGCGGGGGTGGTGATCAAACAGGAGCAGACGGACTTCGCCTATGACTCAG atGTCCCTGGGTGTGCATCAATGTACCTTCACACAGAGGGTTTCTCTGGGCACTCTCCAG GTTATGGCTATGAGAAACCTCTGCGACCATTCCCAGATGATGTCTGTGTCGTTCCTGAGAAATTTGAAG GAGACATCAAGCAGGAAGGGGTTGGTGCATTCAGAGAGGGACCGCCCTACCAGCGTCGGGGGGCCTTGCAGCTGTGGCAGTTCCTGGTGGCCCTGCTGGATGACCCAACGAATGCCCACTTCATTGCCTGGACCGGCCGGGGGATGGAGTTCAAACTAATAGAGCCTGAGGAG GTTGCCAGGCTCTGGGGCATCCAGAAGAACCGGCCGGCCATGAACTATGACAAACTGAGCCGCTCGCTCCGATACTACTACGAGAAAGGCATCATGCAGAAG GTGGCCGGCGAGCGCTACGTGTACAAGTTTGTGTGTGAGCCCGAGGCCCTGTTCTCTCTGGCCTTCCCGGACAATCAGCGTCCAGCCCTCAAGGCTGAGTTTGACCGGCCCGTCAGTGAGGAGGACACAGTCCCTTTGTCCCACTTGGACGAGAGCCCTGCCTACCTCCCGGAGCTAGCTGGCCCTACTCAGGCCTTTGGCCCCAAGGGCGGCTACACTTACTAG
- the ETV4 gene encoding ETS translocation variant 4 isoform X1 → MERRMKGGYLDQQVPYTFCSKSPGNGSLREALMVPQGKLMDPGSLPPPDSEDLFQDLSHFQETWLAEAQVPDSDEQFVPDFHSENLAFHSPTTRIKKEPQSPRAEPALSCGRKLPLPYHHGEQCLYSSAYDPPRQIAIKSPAPGAPGQSPLQPFPRAEQRSFLRSSGTSQPHPGHGYLGEQSSVFQQPLDICHSFTSSQGGGREALPAPYPHQLSEPCPPYPPQSFKQEYLDPLYEQAGQPTVGQGGVNEHRYPGAGVVIKQEQTDFAYDSDVPGCASMYLHTEGFSGHSPGDGTMGYGYEKPLRPFPDDVCVVPEKFEGDIKQEGVGAFREGPPYQRRGALQLWQFLVALLDDPTNAHFIAWTGRGMEFKLIEPEEVARLWGIQKNRPAMNYDKLSRSLRYYYEKGIMQKVAGERYVYKFVCEPEALFSLAFPDNQRPALKAEFDRPVSEEDTVPLSHLDESPAYLPELAGPTQAFGPKGGYTY, encoded by the exons ATGGAGCGGAGGATGAAAGGCGGATACTTGGACCAGCAAGTGCCCTACACCTTCTGCAGC AAATCGCCCGGAAATGGGAGCTTGCGCGAAGCGCTGATGGTCCCGCAGGGGAAGCTCATGGACCCGGGCTCCCTGCCGCCCCCCGACTCCGAAG ATCTCTTCCAGGATCTCAGTCACTTCCAGGAGACGTGGCTTGCTGAAG CCCAGGTACCTGACAGTGATGAGCAGTTTGTTCCTGATTTCCATTCTGAAAACT TAGCTTTCCACAGCCCCACCACCAGGATCAAGAAGGAGCCCCAGAGTCCCCGCGCAGAGCCGGCCCTGTCCTGCGGCAGGAAGCTGCCACTCCCCTACCACCATGGCGAGCAGTGCCTTTATTCCAG TGCCTATGACCCCCCTAGACAAATCGCCATCAAGTCCCCTGCCCCCGGTGCCCCCGGACAGTCGCCCCTGCAGCCCTTCCCCCGGGCAGAACAACGGAGTTTCCTGAGATCCTCTGgcacctcccagccccaccctggccaCGGGTACCTCGGGGAGCAGAG CTCTGTCTTCCAGCAGCCCTTGGATATTTGCCACTCCTTCACCTCCTCCCAGGGAGGGGGCCGGGAAGCCCTCCCAGCCCCCTACCCACACCAGCTGTCGGAGCCCTGCCCGCCCTACCCCCCGCAGAGCTTCAAGCAGGAATACCTGGACCCCCTGTATGAACAGGCAGGCCAGCCCACGGTGGGCCAGGGTGGAGTCAATGAGCACAGGTACCCAGGGGCGGGGGTGGTGATCAAACAGGAGCAGACGGACTTCGCCTATGACTCAG atGTCCCTGGGTGTGCATCAATGTACCTTCACACAGAGGGTTTCTCTGGGCACTCTCCAGGTGACGGGACCATGG GTTATGGCTATGAGAAACCTCTGCGACCATTCCCAGATGATGTCTGTGTCGTTCCTGAGAAATTTGAAG GAGACATCAAGCAGGAAGGGGTTGGTGCATTCAGAGAGGGACCGCCCTACCAGCGTCGGGGGGCCTTGCAGCTGTGGCAGTTCCTGGTGGCCCTGCTGGATGACCCAACGAATGCCCACTTCATTGCCTGGACCGGCCGGGGGATGGAGTTCAAACTAATAGAGCCTGAGGAG GTTGCCAGGCTCTGGGGCATCCAGAAGAACCGGCCGGCCATGAACTATGACAAACTGAGCCGCTCGCTCCGATACTACTACGAGAAAGGCATCATGCAGAAG GTGGCCGGCGAGCGCTACGTGTACAAGTTTGTGTGTGAGCCCGAGGCCCTGTTCTCTCTGGCCTTCCCGGACAATCAGCGTCCAGCCCTCAAGGCTGAGTTTGACCGGCCCGTCAGTGAGGAGGACACAGTCCCTTTGTCCCACTTGGACGAGAGCCCTGCCTACCTCCCGGAGCTAGCTGGCCCTACTCAGGCCTTTGGCCCCAAGGGCGGCTACACTTACTAG